Below is a genomic region from Helianthus annuus cultivar XRQ/B chromosome 2, HanXRQr2.0-SUNRISE, whole genome shotgun sequence.
ccttcacgcgcacttgatagcatcctagactcgagtattcatcatcttgagtcttgaaaaatactccttgactgcaacaaagagcacactaaaacgttgacgaatttggttgaggcacgtgttcaacacgcttcccttaaaacagattgcgcgcctctactaaagatgacgcgtctgtctcccagggtacaactgCCGAAGCAatctgtactgccggagatggctcacgGGCCCAAGGTTACATCCGGTAATTGTAGTGTTAGAACTTGTGGAAAATTATGATACAAAGGTGATGAAATCGTAtagagaaaacatatttctctaaGTACCCATCACATGGGTCTCCAAGTATTTATTCTTTCCAAGAACTCTCCATATATTCATGTATATTTCTTGTATCCCTTCTCTTGTATTTTTCTAGCATTTTTCTCTATCTCAAAATGAGGCACAAAGCCTACTATTTTTACAAGAGATGTGGGTTATGAAAAGTTTCTCTTAAATAgtgatttattagagacataaaactctagtAAAGTTTCACTTAATTAGGTATTTAATTAGAGAaataaaaactctaataaaagctaatcaagtgacataaaaactctactcaagagtttgtcaCCATGAAGAGTCCCATAAATTATCACTAAATTAATTTCCATTCACATTATTCTaattttccaacaatcccccacatgaatggagattaatcaaaacacacaaaaatccaatggaacctcgacagttgagttttgcatacgataggtaggtgttaccctttgaaccttcgctcatgaaatgcacttagcccactagctctgagtagatctcgatgtctttgaactcgtctgccgtttgtgtagacgacaatacacttcacacaagactctccctagccgggtcatctcctcatagtcgtgtccaataatggtcgtggaacactttcctggttctgcgagagctctaggaattgtgccctcaattccattcgaagcgacctcacttctctctaacataggtgattctccttagatCATCAAAAGCATTGTGGTTACCGTGATCTATccaaatcatttaccacatattatgcttagcctcacacttgtcacttttaggaatggactaggaagtttattAATCTTTATAATAAACTACCTTATTAAATGCGTAGGGTTATTCCCCCACAGTGACCTCGCttattcatacaattaggttttcctattgaactcaattcttgggatctccagtctactgagttaggtttccatcatatgaacttcattttttaagggcttcagtcccattccacaacttgatctctaataaaccctcaggttgttggatccataacattagcaaataactttgcgtatttgagatcagttgtcatgatgtgttcttaactcataagttaattttgcctattgtcaacttctaagactataacctcagtggccatctgaatctggttataaCATATGTCTTCGTAAGATACGTgtatcatttaaggcaaacacatctccattatacactacgacctttgtgtcctccacttagtcgtctatttgcaatgttagattggattacaaaatccttattgctaaaaacaaatgcaagacaccccccacatttaagtgttattGGATAACATTTAGATGTGTTAATGagaaccatttctacatacccttatagggttgtttcttaaatggttcctcccccacatttcttgccatttgataaacatttccgtaacaccacttatggcgacatttatacacatatgattgaacaagacCAACCTTATTgtatcagtgaattcaactcatattgcattagcttacacaagcttccgagctgaccaaagcaacacatgccattgtcataagtttgtcaccaacttagaataattctaatttaacatctagaataagcttagacaatgagttctcctcattagcttttcgaacaAACTTTTAAAAGTTACATGTCatttccttataatgaatgaaaattctctctcaactttgtccatacacaaattctttttgtgttcatacacatttgaatgtttagagttaattagtctccgtcaagacccataattaaccaagtactagtctagcatgctttagactacaatactttagcatgtgaacagaagatgcatcattctgattcttcacagccctaaggatatcataatatcactttgcaacattcatcccttgttaagacaaaataatgagacttattcataatcctaaaacatcaatatttaggaaggtctcgcaaattattgtatatagcacaaagctaaatttcatcattcatttaaggaacataacttgaTTACCTTTGATCTCTAACAATCTACCATTGACTCGTAAGTActaagtcttaatccaagtcacttgttgaacacattcatcaccaacaagatgaatgtttcttgtctacaatcactattatgtgtgagatagagttaactagatcgacactcaacaacatggcattcataattttgccataagtgatttgcacacatctattgttattcattaggagatatgtatatttaggatgctctccTAATGAATGTAAAATCTCCATATagatctaacaataatcaagtggtagacgcatctacttataaatctcgcaagacttattaaaggtatacaataacatatagtacttttactttcatatgttagaattcacacttgtgaatttttcaatgacttctaatgaagtatgcgacatgaatgtcgttagtgtatttcatctcaattagggctgttcatttttatccaaaacccgaaacccgacccgaattcaaagccacccgaacccgaattagcaaatacccgaaaaacccgaacccgagaaacccgaacccgaccaacccgaactttaaatggttcggttatcggttcACTTTTTCCAGgccaaaaacccgaacaacccgacccgaaaaacccgaaacatgaaacccgaaaaaaaacccgaacatttattgtttttttcttaTAGAAGTGTTTAGATTTTGAGCCTTTAATAGatggaacactaagttttgggttttttaaatattataatagcaTATTGTCAATTAATCTTTGAACTTTGATGATATTTTATAAAGTAAAAATatgaattttgatgatatttttgtaaaaaaaaaaaacatttattttcaagttacatctaaacccgaaaaccgaataacccgacccgaactaacccgaacccgaataacccaaacccgactaacccgaactttaaatgggtTGGTTATCGGGTCAATTTTTCCCAGagaaaaacccgaacaacccgacccgaaaaacccgaaacccgaagaaaaaacccgatgaacacccctaatctcaatacactcactacgttctttcattactcattcatgatgtggttatacatttgatgtttcatctttgacttttagtcaatgtaacaactctcaagttgtttatgtccaagTATTTTTCATGTGCTATCCGTTTAAAAtcatattcttttaaacaatgtataaccgacgatataattattttccacaaaaataatttatacgtcacaaccattagtgatttatttctttgtaaaaaattgcatgtgttatccgaagatattgaacacaaaacaataaaattaatacattggaaactaaatcataagtggcaatcacttttgaaatttaaacggaagcttagacaatatgtagacatcaaatagcaaagtgcttttatcttcaacactttataatctgaCCGAAATCTTCTCAACAATATTGTCCCATGGCGtgtcttgaggtactccctcaataagactccatgcacttgtaagtacaagtttcccatttcatcttgaaactttaaacttggacaattatgcttaaaacaacaccaagttgttaatactacatttaagtagtaaacttgaacaattaaatttgttcacaacaacaccaagttgttttcaccaaataacatttttttaacacacatgttaaaaaaatgttataacaagcacattatagaatcgaacatttacataaaacgttttccaaagatatagtttataaaataaactgtttctCATCAGTTTTAATGCACACataggcaattaaatgtttacataaaacatttatgtccattatgaacaatctctaacatcgtattcgtgatacacattttctaacacacatgttagaaaacTTTAAGTCATTATATATATAACATGACCAAATTAAAGCATCAAATTTCATCactaaaactctactcaagagtttcaccatatgaagagttaagagtctcaataattatcgacttaaactctaataaaactcatcaaatgttatcattaaaactctactcaagagtttcacatatgaagagttaagagtctcaataattatatatttaaactctaataaaactcatcaaatgtcaccaTTAAAActttactcaagagtttcacatatgaagagttaggagtctcaataattatatatttaaactctaataaaactcatcaaatgtcaccaTTAAAACTCTAttcaagagtttcacatatgaaaagttaagagtctcaataattatatatttaaactctaataaaactcatcaaatgtcatcattaaaactctagtaaaagtctcactttattagagattttattagagaaataaactctaataaaaactaataatttGACTTGAAACTCTCCTTAAGAGTTTATCTTCCATATGAAGAGTCTAGTAAATGattttaatttcattaaattcatataactaccacaccatcactttatggtgatttaattccttgaagccaatcaaccattaacttcaatgtatgacattttatttctaaatcatacaaagcaTTAAAACAATGCTATAACAAATTGcttatataaaatgtcaacataaaacatttcaaaggatttgtattttaaccattttcaacaatcatgttaaaatgaaagaaattctaacgcgcaagttagaaatattaacatttccacaaaatgttaattcgacttgctaaaacacatatatggttcaaataaataagtcatttctaatacgccgttagaaactaaacaattaaaaaattgcttcaaactaacgcgtttcatgaacgtttctaacacacatgttagaagacaaatgattacaaaaatcattataagacttatttgttcatatcaatccatgGGTGGATGAATAGTTtactttaaatagagacttaattagagacataaaactctaatcaactaacataaaactcttatttaaagtAATAAAAAAACTCTACTTATGAGagtttaacgtttacaaaaaaacatatggtttacaccaataattccggtctaacacacatgttagagaatttaacgtttacaaaaaacgtatggttgacaccaataattccggtctaacacacatgttagagaatttaacgtttacaaaaaacgtatggtttacactaataaacccgatctaacacaaaagttagaaaaattaacgattcccaaaatcgtttaaaAACCAAACGGTTGAACCAAAACCATTCGTTTTGTACCGcggtataggatttaagattgtatctcaatctcaagaaatccaaacacaacaagttgtaccacatacatatttcccaaaaGCAAATATTTACAAGATCATAatctttaaaatatatatttttttattattataaatccttttgtgaacccaaaatccttataaataaggttttaagattgtagcaacaatctcaTGAAATCTGTTTAAGTTTGTAGGAAATAGgttcaccttttgtaaaatataattacaaaatatatcgtaacgagactctcgttattcttAGGAAATATCATGGTACAATActggttgcaataactaaataaaagaatataaatataattatatataccaatcttaattcaagccgcatctctggtgggtccttcacgcgcacttgatagcatcctagactcgagtattcatcatcttgagtcttgaaaaatactccttgactgcaacaaagagcaaactaaaacgttgacgaatttggttgaggcacgtgttcaacacgcttcccttaaaacagattgcgcgcctctactaaagatgacgcgtctgtctcccagggtacaacagccgaagcaatctgtactgccggagatggctcacgGGCCCAAGGTTACATCCGGTAATTGTAGTGTTAGAACTTGTGGAAAATTATGATACAAAGGTGATGAAATCGTAtagagaaaacatatttctctaaGTACCCATCACATGGGTCTCCAAGTATTTATTCTTTCCAAGAACTCTCCATATATTCATGTATATTTCTTGTAACCCTTCTCTTGTATTTTTCTAGCATTTTTCTCTATCTCAAAATGAGGCACAAAGCCTACTATTTTTACAAGAGATGTGGGTTATGAAAAGTTTCTcttaaatggtgatttattagagacataaaactctagtAAAGTTTCACTTAATTAGGTATTTAATTAGAGAaataaaaactctaataaaagctaatcaagtgacataaaaactctactcaagagtttgtcaCCATGAAGAGTCCCATAAATTATCACTAAATTAATTTCCATTCACATTATTCTAATTTTCCAACAGTTTTCTACCTCAATTCAAATAGAGGATACACGATATAAGCTGGAGATTCTGTTTTAACGAGTTTTCAGCAAAGCCAACAACAACACATGATTCCGCTTGCGATTTTAGGTATAGCAACCACAATCTGTTTTAAGGAAACCGGGTAAACACTGACCCTTTTTatgtatatgtttttttttctaatgtGGCATACGTCGGTCCGACACTATTGGATACAAAACACAATTCTTATtcagtagggctgtaaacgaaccgaacgaacacggacaagaccttgttcgtgttcgttaagtaaataaatgtgttcacgaacggttcatgaacacttactgaacgagattttatgttcgtgttcgttcattaaggaaatgagcgtgtttgcgaacggttcacgaacacaaacaaatttgGCGAACACGACggaggataaagatagatggcccagagagtagcactcgaacttgaatcccttattgtggaacggaggtcgatcgtattcgtcgatgtaaataatgagaaatgaaagggaaatatgtataaacaaggtgaaagtgggtttcctaatttaattgttagggtaataaaataaataaaagtttaataatatataaagtacaaataaaatataagaaagtacaaagatcttcaattaaaacacaaacatacgaacataaacgaacgcaaatcaacgaatgttcacgaacacgttcacgaacaccttaccgaacgttcacgaacacaatcgaacgaacgagacttctgttcatgttcgttcatttaactagtcgaacgaaatttcttattcatgttcgttcgtttattaaacgaacgaacataaacgaacttcccgccgaacgattcacaaactgttcgctgaacgttcagttcgtttacagccctattatTCAGTTGTCCTTGGTTGTCTTTCAAATATACAAAACacaaatataacatttttttttcatcCCACATCGGTTGGGTAGTAGAAACACAAAgggaggaagagtgttatataaaAGAAACAGGTGGAAGTGGAAAAAATACGCAGCCATGCAATGAGCACAAAGCGAACTATTCTTTCGCCTTTTACTAAAGAATACCGTGTGCTCGTTGCTCTAAAATGGCATACGCCTATTTTTGGAGAGTCCCATTCTTTGTGTTTGGGCTCCAACCAATTTTCGTAGTAAAATCTTTTGTTTGGTAGAAGTTGAATTTTTTTAACCTTATTGACTTCTAGTAAAATCGGTTCGCTGGTTGAATTTGTTCATGGTCTAACTAGGGCCAACTTACTTGTCCAAATGCTTGTTTCAGTTCCTGATCTTATACTAATTTGCTTTTGTACGCGTAACATAAAGTATTGCTGACAAATAATGAATTAGTCAAGTTGGTCCAAATATAGCCTGTTTCTCTGTGGTTAACTAACACTGTAGAATCCATGAATTGTTCAGCTTTGAACTGACCTTGTGGATCGTGATCGTGGCGCGTTAATCATCGGCTGTATCTCCGATATAGAATACAAAACATTATATAGAATATAAGTAACACCGTAACATCTTTTTTGATCCCACATTGGTCGGGTTGTCGAAGTACACAAAGAGGAAGGGTGTCATGTAAAGAGGTACggggaagaagaagaaaggaCACGCAGCCATGCAGCGAGCACAAAGCGAACTATTCTTTCGCCTTTTACTAAAGAATATTGTGTGCTCATTGTATTAAGTGGCATACGTTTATTTTTTGAGTCTTTTCTTCATTTTCGGGTTCCAGGCACCGCTACATCCTCTTTTTTGGTCATCACCTAACATATATACACAAAGATACACTAATTAGTAGTTACCATTTGTGAATCTTTTTTTGGTACAAATATTTACTTTGGCGATGGACAAGCTGCACGTACCTTGTCGTCGTCCTCCTCCTCGTCCGTTTCAGTGTCATACAAGCCATCATCGACGCTATCGTGTTTGAGAAATCCTATCTTGAGCTCCTCAAAAGTCATGTCGGAAAATGGGCTCAAGCCTTTCTTATAATACGCTGCGTCTGGACCCGAATTATGAGCCTCTATTTCACGAAGATGTTGCTGAAAGGTTTCGAATCTCCTCTTCTCCTCGTCAGCAGTAGGGTACGATTTGGCGTGCGCTAACTTCCACTCTCTGAATATCTCCCAGTCTTTATGAGCCATTATTGCAACCTCTCTGTATTTAACAAAGCGTTTGGAAATCTCAAGGAAAGTTATTATTTATAACAAAACTAACAAGAAGAATCAAAGCATatgcatatgtaacctaaataaCAAAACCTAATCAATGTTATGAAACACAAATCGATAGATTCAACAATAATAATATCGATAGGATACTGGTTAAACcaagctaaaccctaaatccaACAGGAGGATATAAGTGCGCGCCAATGAAAACGATTCAAATTTTGAAACAAACCCTAGATTGATAAACCTCTTGCTTGCTTGTTGGAGAATCCAGAATATTAAAATGTGATTAAATCCTCCTATGCACGTGTCTTCTAGAAGGTTTGAGGATCATGCACGTTGGCTTTGAAGTTTTCTTATTCAGTTTTCTGTTTTGAATATGTCTAAGTTGTTAGGGAGTCCGAGTCTTTTGTTTCTAGCCGTTTATGCATTCTAGCCGTTGTATGCTGTCCTATATAATGGCAGCTCTATGTTCTTGTTTTTCATTCACTGCAACAATAATAAAAAGCCTGAGTTGATCCTCATTGTTTGAAGTTTCGTGAGAATATTGTAAGTTCTAAtaccaacagtggtatcagagcgagaGTGTAATCCTTCCCTGTTTTAACCCTTTCTGCAAATCAGATCTGTTATGGCTGAACAAACAAGTACGTTACCCACTGCTCCTACTCCAATCCCTGTCTTCAAGGGAGAAGGGTATGAACACTGGAGTATCCGTATGAAGACAATTCTGAAGTCAAGAGATCTATGGGATATGGTTGAACAAGGTGTGAATGAAGCTGAAACAGATGCAGGCAAACTCAAGAATGCAAAGAAGAGAGATGCTCATGCTATGGCGATAATTCAACAAGGTGTGCATGATCAACTGTTTTCCAGAATTGCTGCTGCTGAATCATCAAAAGAAAGTTGGGAAATCTTGAAAATGGAGTATCAAGGAGATACACAAGTAAAAGCTATAAAACTTCAGGGTCTAAGAAGAGAATTCGAAAATCTTACCATGAAAGAAGGAGAAACTGTTGGAGAATATTTCTCCAGGGTTATGGGAATTGTGAGTCAAAAAAGAGCATATGGTGAAGTTGTAACGGATCAGGCTATTGTTGAGAAAATATTGCGTAGTCTTACCCCTAGGTTTGACTATATTGTGCCGTCCATTGAAGTCTCGTTTGATCTCACCAAACTTACACCAGTAAAACTTATGGGATCTCTACAATCCCAGGAAGAGAGGCTCAACAGTAGATCCACAGAAAAAACAGGAAAAGGTGAAGATCATGCTTTACAGGTGATCCAAGAAAGCAATCGGCCAACAAACACACGAGGTAGAGGTCGTGGAGGCTTCAGGGGCCGTGGAAGGGGCAGAACACTTGATAAAAGCAAAGTGCCTCAATGCTATACTTGCAAGAAGTATGGCCACTTTTCAAAAGACTGCTGGTATAATGATGAAACACAAGTGAATGTTGCAGCAGAAAGTGATGAACAAGGAGACAAAAATGAAGAACAATATTTGTTTATGGCTTACACATCTCATTGTGAAACTCCGTTTGCCCTCATGACAAAAACAACTCCTGTCAATGAGATAAACAACCTGTGGTTCATTGACTCAGGTTGTTCAAATCATATGACAGGGGCAAGAACCAGTTTCACTGAGCTAGATGAGTCATTCAAGCTTGAAGTGCAGTTGGGAAACAAAAAGATTCTTGCAATTGAAGGAAAAGGGGTAGTTCGGATTAATACTGGTCCTGGCAGGTTCAAGCTTTTGAGTGATGTTTACTATGCACCAACTCTAGGGTATAATCTCTTGAGTGTTGGGCAACTCATGCGAAAGGGATACTCACTTTTGTTTGAAGACGGCATGTGCAATATTAGAAGTCGTGGTGTGAATCTTATGCAGATCCCTGTGTCAAACAACAATATGTTTGTCCTTGATGCTACAAAATCAGGTAACTGCACTCCTAGTGATACCTCAGTTATTCAGTTATGGCACAAGAGATATGCACATGTTAACTTTAGAGATTTGAAAAATTTATATGATAAGCAAATGGTTGTTGGCATGCCAAAAATAAAAGGGGTAGAGATATGTGAAGGGTGTATCCTGGGTAAACAGATTAGACTTCCGTTTAAAGCTCATTCATGGAGGGCTACAAAAAGGCTGGAACTTGTGCATGCAGATCTTTGCGGACCCATGCAGGTACAAAGTCTAGGGGGTAGTTTGTACTATCTACTGCTTATAGATGATGTATCTAGAATGTGTTGGGTTTATTTCATTACAAAGAAGTCCGATGCTTTTGAAAGGTTTAAAGTGTTCAAGGCCCTAGTTGAAAAACAAAGTGAATGTGATATTAAGGTATTGAGAACAGATAGAGGAGGAGAGTTCTGTTCAAAGGAGTTCAATTCATTCTGTGAAATGCATGGGATTCGAAGAGAATTAACAGAACCTCACACTCCTCAACACAATGGTGTTGTGGAGAGAAAAAATAGAACAATCATGGGGATGACAAGAAGTATGTTGAAGGAGAGGAGGTTACCAAACTATCTGTGGGCTGAAGCTGTAGCTACTGCTGTCTATGTCATCAACCGATCCCCTACATCTGCTGTCCAAGACAAAACTCCTTATCAAGTGTGGTTTGATGAAAAGCCTGATGTCTCAACTCTGAAAGTGTTCGGGAGTATTGCATATGGTCATGTGTTTGCTCATGGTAGGAGAAAATTAGATGACAGGTCTAACAAGATGATCTTCCTCGGTTATTCTTCAAATGGCAATGGGTATAGATTGTTCAATCCCATCACAAAGAAGTTTG
It encodes:
- the LOC110902483 gene encoding probable cysteine protease RDL3 — translated: MAHKDWEIFREWKLAHAKSYPTADEEKRRFETFQQHLREIEAHNSGPDAAYYKKGLSPFSDMTFEELKIGFLKHDSVDDGLYDTETDEEEDDDKVMTKKEDVAVPGTRK